Proteins from a single region of Nakamurella deserti:
- a CDS encoding FAD-binding oxidoreductase, protein MTAATAADPRAAHAASVERLVAGYRAIPPGAPVRLAKTSSNLFRARSRPVRPGLDVRGLDGVLAVDVDAGTVDVGAMCTYETVVAATLPYGLVPTVVPQLRTITVGGAVTGLGIESSSFRAGLVHESVRELDILCGSGELVTATPTNAHADLFHGFPNSFGTLGYATRVRLELEPATAFVALRHLRCRSVGELQELTGSLVAAGRLDGRPVDYLDGVVFGPDESYLTVGTRTDEAGPVSDYTGQQIYYRSIRRRTSDRLTTADYLWRWDTDWFWCSRAFGAQQPLIRRLWPRRYRRSSVYAKLVALDRRWAIADRIERLHRRPALERVVQDVEIPLERSADFVDWFLGTVPIEPLWWCPLRERPGPATAGPRYPLYPLEADRTYVNVGFWSVVSGDPASPGATNRRIEDEVSRLGGHKSLYSDSYYPRAEFDARYGGDRYAVLKRRYDPQHRLLDLYAKAVQRR, encoded by the coding sequence ATGACCGCGGCGACCGCCGCCGATCCCCGTGCCGCCCACGCGGCCTCGGTCGAGCGGTTGGTGGCCGGTTACCGCGCGATCCCGCCCGGCGCACCCGTACGGCTGGCCAAGACCTCGTCCAACCTGTTCCGCGCCCGCAGCCGGCCGGTGCGGCCGGGACTGGACGTCCGCGGGCTCGACGGGGTGCTCGCGGTGGACGTGGATGCGGGCACCGTCGACGTCGGCGCCATGTGCACCTACGAGACGGTGGTCGCCGCGACCCTGCCGTACGGGCTGGTCCCGACGGTGGTGCCGCAGTTGAGGACCATCACGGTCGGGGGTGCGGTCACCGGGCTGGGGATCGAGTCGTCGTCGTTCCGGGCCGGGCTGGTGCACGAGTCGGTGCGGGAGCTCGACATCCTCTGCGGCTCGGGCGAACTCGTCACCGCGACGCCGACCAACGCGCACGCCGACCTGTTCCACGGTTTCCCGAACTCGTTCGGCACCCTCGGATACGCGACGCGGGTCCGCCTGGAGCTGGAACCGGCGACCGCGTTCGTGGCGCTGCGGCACCTGCGCTGCCGGTCGGTCGGGGAGCTGCAGGAGTTGACCGGTTCACTCGTGGCGGCGGGCCGGCTCGACGGGCGGCCGGTGGACTACCTCGACGGCGTGGTGTTCGGGCCGGACGAGAGCTACCTGACCGTCGGTACCCGGACCGACGAGGCGGGTCCGGTCAGCGACTACACCGGGCAGCAGATCTACTACCGCTCGATCCGGCGCCGCACCTCCGACCGGCTCACCACCGCGGACTACCTGTGGCGCTGGGACACCGACTGGTTCTGGTGTTCCCGGGCCTTCGGGGCGCAGCAGCCGCTGATCCGGCGGCTGTGGCCGCGGCGGTACCGGCGCAGCTCGGTCTACGCGAAGCTGGTCGCGCTGGACCGCCGGTGGGCGATCGCCGACCGCATCGAGCGACTGCACCGGCGGCCCGCGCTGGAACGCGTGGTGCAGGACGTGGAGATCCCGCTCGAGCGGTCGGCGGACTTCGTCGACTGGTTCCTCGGCACGGTGCCCATCGAACCGCTGTGGTGGTGCCCGCTGCGGGAGCGACCCGGGCCGGCGACGGCAGGCCCGCGGTACCCGTTGTATCCGCTGGAGGCGGACCGCACCTACGTCAACGTCGGCTTCTGGTCGGTGGTGAGCGGCGACCCGGCGTCGCCGGGCGCGACCAACCGCCGCATCGAGGACGAGGTGAGCCGGCTCGGCGGCCACAAGTCGCTGTACTCCGACAGCTACTACCCGAGGGCGGAATTCGACGCCCGCTACGGCGGCGACCGGTACGCCGTGCTGAAACGGCGGTACGACCCGCAGCACCGGCTGCTGGACCTCTACGCGAAGGCGGTGCAACGCCGATGA
- a CDS encoding SsgA family sporulation/cell division regulator, producing MSLPRIDGDHDGHGVALTSPVTVAFPMVSVTGAAEEPVTATLRYSASEPFLVRANFRLTGGRTVDWVLSRELLREGVVMASGIGDIRFFPGDDGLLVELRSHQGRAFLYGELHPAQDFVRQMYALVPEDTEDRFYSLDAELDLLLQLSADPDRHHTDSA from the coding sequence ATGAGCCTCCCGCGGATCGACGGCGACCACGACGGCCACGGCGTCGCACTCACCTCCCCCGTCACCGTCGCGTTCCCGATGGTCTCGGTGACGGGCGCGGCGGAGGAGCCGGTGACCGCGACACTGCGCTACAGCGCGAGCGAGCCGTTCCTGGTGCGGGCCAACTTCCGGCTCACCGGCGGCCGGACCGTCGACTGGGTGCTGTCGCGCGAGTTGCTCCGGGAGGGCGTCGTGATGGCATCCGGCATCGGGGACATCCGCTTCTTCCCCGGCGACGACGGCCTGCTCGTCGAGCTCCGGTCCCACCAGGGTCGCGCGTTCCTGTACGGCGAGCTGCACCCGGCGCAGGACTTCGTCCGGCAGATGTACGCGCTGGTCCCGGAGGACACCGAGGACCGCTTCTACTCCCTCGACGCCGAGCTGGATCTGCTGCTGCAGCTCAGCGCCGATCCCGACCGGCACCACACCGACTCCGCCTGA
- a CDS encoding acyl-ACP desaturase — protein sequence MTLSRPLPSGDEGVQVRLLLDLEPVVEENLNRHLKVTKDWMPHDYIPWSQGKDFAFLGGEDWRPEDSALDPVAKTAMIVNLLTEDNLPSYHRIIHQQFGQDGAWGNWVGRWTAEEGRHGIALRDYLVVTRGVDPVQLEDLRMAHMTAGYDREQQSMLHTVVYVSFQELATRVSHRNTGSSAGCPVAEQLLARIAADENLHMIFYRNLVQAAFDHAPDDTMVAIRDEVVDFAMPGQGMPDFMRNSVIMAKAGIYDLRLHHDAVIMPVLKYWKVFDRTDFGPVGERAREELSVFLAELDQQASRFVERRDRARARAAADGG from the coding sequence ATGACCCTCAGCCGCCCGCTCCCCTCCGGTGACGAGGGTGTCCAGGTCCGTCTGCTGCTCGACCTCGAGCCGGTGGTGGAGGAGAACCTGAACCGGCACCTCAAGGTGACCAAGGACTGGATGCCGCACGACTACATCCCGTGGAGCCAGGGGAAGGACTTCGCCTTCCTCGGCGGCGAGGACTGGCGTCCGGAGGACTCGGCGCTGGACCCGGTGGCGAAGACGGCGATGATCGTCAACCTGCTGACCGAGGACAACCTGCCGTCTTACCACCGGATCATCCACCAGCAGTTCGGCCAGGACGGCGCCTGGGGCAACTGGGTCGGCCGCTGGACCGCGGAGGAGGGCCGGCACGGGATCGCGTTGCGCGACTACCTGGTGGTCACCCGCGGGGTCGATCCGGTGCAGCTGGAGGACCTGCGGATGGCCCACATGACGGCCGGCTACGACCGGGAGCAGCAGAGCATGCTGCACACCGTGGTGTACGTGTCGTTCCAGGAGCTCGCCACCCGGGTCTCGCACCGCAACACCGGCAGTTCCGCCGGCTGCCCGGTCGCCGAGCAGCTGCTCGCCCGGATCGCCGCCGACGAGAACCTGCACATGATCTTCTACCGGAACCTGGTGCAGGCCGCGTTCGACCATGCGCCGGACGACACCATGGTCGCCATCCGCGACGAGGTGGTGGACTTCGCGATGCCGGGGCAGGGCATGCCGGACTTCATGCGCAACTCGGTGATCATGGCCAAGGCCGGCATCTACGACCTCCGGCTGCACCACGACGCGGTGATCATGCCGGTGCTGAAGTACTGGAAGGTGTTCGACCGGACGGACTTCGGTCCGGTGGGTGAACGGGCGCGCGAGGAGCTCTCGGTGTTCCTCGCCGAGCTCGACCAGCAGGCCTCCCGGTTCGTCGAGCGGCGGGACCGCGCCCGCGCCCGCGCGGCGGCCGACGGCGGCTGA
- a CDS encoding phosphate-starvation-inducible PsiE family protein, protein MAHSAGGQRRDTSDDPRPHPPLIVRIGNRTLEIAEMVVYVGIAVFLVVTALSLLVQAARQVLPLFGPEGVSGQLAIDILDILLLVFIVVELLFAVRITITRRELIAEPFLLVGIIASIKEIVVLSVKAADEIGKGPTFSDSMWEIGVLGVLVVVLGTTALLLRRKEREPVEGNEDTEDDPYEEGL, encoded by the coding sequence ATGGCCCACTCCGCCGGCGGACAGCGCCGCGACACGTCCGACGATCCGCGTCCGCACCCCCCGCTGATCGTCCGGATCGGCAACCGCACCCTGGAGATCGCCGAGATGGTGGTCTACGTCGGGATCGCGGTCTTCCTGGTCGTCACCGCCCTGTCGCTGCTGGTGCAGGCGGCCCGGCAGGTCCTGCCGCTGTTCGGTCCAGAAGGGGTCAGCGGGCAGCTGGCCATCGACATCCTGGACATCCTGCTGCTGGTCTTCATCGTCGTGGAACTGCTGTTCGCGGTCCGGATCACCATCACCCGACGCGAACTCATCGCCGAGCCCTTCCTGCTGGTGGGCATCATCGCCTCGATCAAGGAGATCGTCGTGCTGTCGGTGAAGGCCGCCGACGAGATCGGCAAGGGCCCGACCTTCTCCGATTCGATGTGGGAGATCGGGGTGCTCGGGGTACTGGTGGTCGTGCTCGGGACCACGGCGTTGCTGCTGCGCCGCAAGGAACGCGAACCGGTCGAGGGCAACGAGGACACCGAGGACGACCCCTACGAGGAGGGCCTGTGA
- a CDS encoding SRPBCC family protein: MKLTLRARGTAAPDEVWDRYLHPSRWSEWSPQILGVDTDGDVLVPGLAGTVRGPLGVAVPFRIADVDPSAAVRSWSWRVWLGPVSLWLEHTVIPLDAPTGPVGPDTRRTATTLDLQGPAPIVLGYAPAAQLALVRLVRR, from the coding sequence GTGAAGCTGACGCTGCGCGCTCGCGGCACCGCGGCCCCCGATGAGGTCTGGGACCGCTACCTGCACCCGTCCCGCTGGTCGGAGTGGTCGCCGCAGATCCTCGGGGTGGACACCGACGGCGACGTGCTGGTGCCCGGGCTGGCCGGGACCGTCCGGGGCCCGCTCGGCGTCGCGGTGCCGTTCCGGATCGCTGACGTGGACCCTTCGGCGGCGGTCCGCAGCTGGTCCTGGCGGGTCTGGCTCGGTCCGGTGTCGTTGTGGCTCGAGCACACCGTGATCCCGCTGGACGCGCCCACCGGTCCCGTCGGCCCCGACACCCGGCGCACCGCCACCACCCTCGACCTCCAGGGGCCGGCCCCGATCGTGCTGGGCTACGCGCCGGCGGCGCAGCTGGCGCTGGTCAGGCTGGTGCGGCGCTGA
- a CDS encoding helix-turn-helix transcriptional regulator encodes MSGATSRVLDLLGLLQTHRQWSGPELSRRLGVTERTLRRDVERLRELGYRVDATRGLAGGYRLAAGAQLPPLLLNDDEAVAVAVGLRLAATQGLVDGEQTTLSALAKFEQLLPKALRRRVNALGEHVRPAHPRGGGVSPELLGQLALACRDTERVRFRYLAADGAETDRQAEPLSVVAAGRAWYLVCWDVDRRDWRTFRIDRIARLQGTGLRFRQRDAPAGDPVVFVQQSLRNLFRRVTAELVIDLPVAAVHERFGSWARGAVAVDGGRTRLPIDGEALESLLMYLVWIPVDVGYEIHGNDELVALAATIGARLQRHGAPAVSAAPA; translated from the coding sequence ATGTCCGGAGCCACCAGTCGCGTCCTCGACCTGCTCGGCCTGCTGCAGACCCACCGGCAGTGGTCGGGACCCGAGCTGTCGCGACGGCTCGGTGTGACCGAGCGGACCCTGCGCCGGGACGTGGAGCGGCTGCGCGAGCTGGGCTACCGGGTGGACGCGACCCGCGGCCTGGCCGGCGGGTACCGGCTCGCCGCCGGTGCCCAGCTGCCGCCCCTGCTGCTCAACGACGACGAGGCGGTCGCGGTCGCCGTCGGGCTGCGGCTGGCGGCCACCCAGGGCCTGGTCGACGGCGAGCAGACGACGCTGTCGGCGCTGGCGAAGTTCGAGCAGCTGCTGCCGAAGGCGTTGCGGCGCCGGGTGAACGCGCTCGGCGAGCACGTGCGGCCGGCGCACCCCCGGGGCGGTGGCGTGTCACCCGAGCTGCTGGGTCAGCTGGCGCTGGCGTGCCGGGACACCGAGCGGGTCCGGTTCCGCTACCTCGCCGCCGACGGCGCCGAGACCGACCGGCAGGCGGAGCCGTTGTCCGTGGTCGCGGCCGGCCGGGCGTGGTACCTGGTGTGCTGGGACGTCGACCGGCGGGACTGGCGCACCTTCCGCATCGACCGCATCGCGCGGCTGCAGGGCACCGGACTGCGCTTCCGGCAGCGGGACGCGCCGGCCGGCGATCCGGTCGTCTTCGTCCAGCAGTCGCTGCGCAACCTGTTCCGCAGGGTCACCGCGGAACTGGTCATCGACCTCCCGGTGGCCGCCGTCCACGAGCGCTTCGGCAGTTGGGCCCGCGGCGCGGTGGCGGTCGACGGCGGGCGCACGCGCCTCCCCATCGACGGCGAGGCGCTGGAGTCCCTGCTGATGTACCTGGTGTGGATCCCGGTCGACGTCGGCTACGAGATCCACGGCAACGACGAACTGGTGGCCCTCGCGGCCACGATCGGCGCCCGCCTGCAGCGGCACGGCGCCCCGGCCGTCAGCGCCGCACCAGCCTGA
- a CDS encoding histidine phosphatase family protein encodes MGATELVLVRHGESMGNVAAAAAHAAGAEVIQVGARDADVPLSPTGVTQAEAFGRWLAAVPADETPQSVWCSPYVRAVQTAQTALATAGLELPFRIDERLRDRELGVLDLLTTLGVERRFPEEAVRRRWLGKFYHRPPGGESWADMALRLRSLLRDLDDDEDGRRVLVVAHDALILTVRYVCERMGEADVLGIAATTSVANASVTRLARPSGTGAWTLMSFNEADHVRASGAPVTSHPGDSDVLPVHPA; translated from the coding sequence ATGGGAGCCACCGAACTCGTCCTGGTCCGTCACGGCGAGAGCATGGGTAACGTCGCGGCCGCCGCGGCACACGCCGCCGGCGCCGAGGTCATCCAGGTCGGGGCCCGGGACGCCGACGTCCCGTTGTCGCCCACCGGGGTCACCCAGGCCGAGGCGTTCGGCCGCTGGCTGGCCGCGGTCCCGGCCGACGAGACGCCGCAGTCCGTGTGGTGTTCGCCGTACGTCCGCGCGGTGCAGACCGCACAGACCGCGCTGGCCACCGCCGGTCTCGAGCTGCCCTTCCGCATCGACGAACGCCTGCGTGACCGCGAACTGGGGGTGCTGGACCTGCTGACCACCCTCGGCGTCGAGCGGCGCTTCCCCGAGGAGGCGGTACGGCGGCGGTGGCTCGGCAAGTTCTACCACCGGCCCCCGGGTGGCGAGTCGTGGGCGGACATGGCCCTGCGCCTGCGGTCGCTGCTGCGCGACCTCGACGACGACGAGGACGGCCGGCGGGTGCTCGTGGTCGCCCACGACGCCCTCATCCTCACGGTGCGCTACGTCTGCGAGCGGATGGGCGAGGCCGACGTGCTGGGGATCGCGGCGACCACGTCGGTGGCCAACGCGTCGGTCACCCGGCTCGCCCGTCCGTCCGGAACCGGCGCCTGGACGTTGATGTCGTTCAACGAGGCCGACCATGTCCGCGCCTCCGGCGCCCCGGTGACCTCCCACCCGGGCGACAGCGACGTGCTGCCGGTGCACCCGGCATGA
- a CDS encoding NAD(P)H-hydrate dehydratase, which produces MSAPTIVTPHVLRDWPLPSPGSSKGSRGRVLVVGGARRTPGAALLAGRAALRVGAGVLTFAVASSVAVQVAVAVPEAGTVGLAENAAGSVTGDDLALLDSDLSGADAVLVGPGLDDADLAEVLLRGLLPRIPDGVPVVLDAFALGVLDRLGDAAGAVAGRLILTPNQAEAHRLLGQDPESDVEPDLAEVARRYGAVVYCQQSMVNPAGERWEGSSGHGGLGTSGSGDVLAGAVCGLLARGASLEQAACWAGHLHATAGDRLAIEVGPLGFLAGELADRLPLVMAELAGSRS; this is translated from the coding sequence ATGAGCGCGCCCACGATCGTCACCCCGCACGTCCTGCGGGACTGGCCGCTCCCCTCGCCGGGCAGTTCCAAGGGTTCCCGCGGCCGGGTCCTGGTCGTCGGCGGGGCCCGCCGGACCCCGGGCGCGGCGCTGCTCGCGGGACGGGCCGCGCTCCGCGTCGGGGCGGGCGTGCTCACGTTCGCGGTCGCCTCGTCGGTCGCCGTCCAGGTGGCCGTGGCCGTGCCCGAGGCCGGCACCGTCGGCCTCGCGGAGAACGCCGCCGGCTCGGTCACCGGGGACGACCTGGCGCTGCTGGACAGCGACCTGTCCGGCGCGGACGCCGTCCTCGTCGGTCCGGGCCTGGACGACGCGGACCTGGCCGAGGTGTTGCTGCGGGGACTGCTGCCGCGGATCCCGGACGGTGTCCCGGTCGTGCTCGACGCCTTCGCGCTCGGGGTGCTGGACCGGCTCGGGGACGCCGCAGGCGCGGTGGCCGGCCGGCTCATCCTGACCCCCAACCAGGCCGAGGCGCACCGGCTGCTCGGCCAGGACCCGGAATCCGACGTCGAGCCCGATCTGGCCGAGGTCGCCCGACGCTACGGCGCGGTCGTGTACTGCCAGCAGTCGATGGTCAACCCCGCCGGTGAACGCTGGGAGGGCTCGTCGGGGCACGGCGGGCTCGGGACGTCGGGCAGCGGAGACGTCCTCGCCGGGGCGGTCTGCGGGCTGCTCGCGCGCGGTGCGTCCCTGGAGCAGGCGGCGTGCTGGGCGGGTCATCTGCACGCGACGGCTGGCGACCGGCTGGCCATCGAGGTCGGGCCGCTGGGTTTCCTGGCCGGCGAACTGGCCGACCGGCTCCCCCTGGTGATGGCGGAGCTGGCCGGCTCCCGCTCCTGA
- a CDS encoding class I SAM-dependent methyltransferase: MADTRDPTTTGSRGPAVTPPSPVTGPGPATDAPAGAPATADRDYAERLERLQGKWWKKLLRVQLPWQLHLRALRLGRTLDVGCGTGRNLGNLPAGSVGVDHNPHSVAVARAAGGDAHTDVEFFADPAMSAPGGFDALLAAHLVEHLTPAEARTVLGSYLPALRPGGRLVLFTPQERGYASDPTHVVFSGFDELTALCADLGLQVARRYSFPFPRWTGKLFVYNEFVVIARVPTS; the protein is encoded by the coding sequence ATGGCTGACACGCGGGATCCAACGACGACCGGGTCCCGGGGTCCCGCGGTGACGCCGCCGTCCCCCGTCACCGGGCCGGGACCGGCGACGGACGCCCCCGCCGGCGCACCCGCCACCGCCGACCGGGACTACGCCGAGCGGCTGGAGCGGCTGCAGGGCAAGTGGTGGAAGAAGCTGCTGCGCGTGCAACTGCCCTGGCAGCTGCACCTGCGGGCGCTGCGTCTGGGGCGCACGCTCGACGTCGGTTGCGGTACCGGACGCAATCTGGGCAACCTGCCCGCGGGCAGCGTCGGGGTGGACCACAACCCGCATTCGGTGGCCGTCGCGCGCGCTGCGGGCGGCGACGCCCACACCGACGTCGAGTTCTTCGCCGACCCCGCGATGTCGGCGCCGGGCGGGTTCGACGCGTTGCTGGCCGCCCACCTCGTCGAGCACCTCACCCCGGCAGAGGCCCGCACCGTGCTCGGCAGCTACCTGCCGGCGTTGCGGCCGGGGGGCAGGCTGGTGCTGTTCACCCCGCAGGAGCGTGGATACGCCTCGGACCCCACGCACGTCGTGTTCAGCGGGTTCGACGAGCTGACGGCGCTGTGTGCCGATCTCGGCCTCCAGGTCGCGCGCCGGTACTCGTTCCCGTTCCCGCGGTGGACCGGAAAGCTGTTCGTCTACAACGAGTTCGTCGTGATCGCCCGGGTGCCGACGAGCTGA
- a CDS encoding isopenicillin N synthase family dioxygenase, with translation MTASTPTAPTSGTAASLPVLDLSRLDAGEDEAAAFRAALRDATHEYGFFYLVGHGVDPALTAELLATAEAFFALPEADKRAIENVNSPHFRGWTRVGGELTRGEVDWREQIDIGAERPAVPRGPGVPDYLRLEGPNQWPASLPALQRVVTRWDETLSAIGMRLLRAWAESLGAPADVFDAAFAGKPSVLIKIVRYPGRDDDQARQGVGAHKDAGVLTLLLVEPGKGGLQVEKDGEWIDAPPVPGAFVVNIGELLEVATDGYLKATVHRVISPPAGSTRISIPFFFNPALDATIPVLPLDPALTGAATGVTADPDNPIFSTYGENALKSRLRAHPDVAARHHPDLL, from the coding sequence ATGACGGCGTCCACACCCACCGCACCGACGTCCGGGACCGCCGCCAGCCTGCCGGTGCTGGATCTCTCGCGACTCGACGCCGGCGAGGACGAGGCCGCGGCCTTCCGGGCCGCGTTGCGGGACGCCACCCACGAGTACGGCTTCTTCTACCTGGTGGGCCACGGCGTCGATCCCGCGCTCACCGCCGAGCTGCTCGCGACCGCCGAGGCGTTCTTCGCCCTTCCGGAGGCCGACAAGCGGGCGATCGAGAACGTCAACTCGCCGCACTTCCGGGGCTGGACCCGGGTCGGCGGTGAGCTGACCAGGGGCGAGGTCGACTGGCGGGAACAGATCGACATCGGAGCCGAGCGACCCGCCGTCCCCCGCGGCCCCGGTGTGCCCGACTACCTGCGCCTGGAGGGCCCCAACCAGTGGCCGGCGTCGTTGCCCGCCCTCCAGCGGGTGGTCACCCGCTGGGACGAGACGCTGTCGGCCATCGGCATGCGACTGCTGCGGGCGTGGGCGGAGTCCCTCGGCGCCCCGGCGGACGTCTTCGACGCGGCGTTCGCCGGGAAGCCGTCGGTGTTGATCAAGATCGTCCGCTACCCCGGACGGGACGACGACCAGGCCAGGCAGGGAGTCGGAGCGCACAAGGACGCCGGTGTGCTGACCCTGCTGCTCGTCGAACCGGGCAAGGGCGGGCTACAGGTGGAGAAGGACGGCGAATGGATCGACGCCCCACCGGTTCCCGGGGCGTTCGTGGTGAACATCGGTGAGCTGCTGGAGGTCGCGACCGACGGTTACCTCAAAGCGACCGTGCATCGGGTGATCTCGCCACCGGCCGGGAGCACCCGCATCTCGATCCCGTTCTTCTTCAACCCCGCGCTGGACGCGACCATCCCCGTGCTGCCCCTGGACCCGGCGCTGACGGGTGCCGCCACCGGCGTCACCGCCGACCCCGACAACCCCATCTTCTCCACCTACGGCGAGAACGCGTTGAAGTCACGGTTGCGGGCGCACCCGGACGTCGCGGCCCGGCACCACCCCGACCTTCTGTGA
- a CDS encoding EAL domain-containing protein, giving the protein MTETSRRQTRSARHYLDASAHASSLETTVMIAARTLRFPVAMVTIVDEHELHVISAVGVPAGSVLPRAQTICDAIVRSGGPVVTADAVHDDRFAHVPHVDSGDVGTYIGVPLTGRESMIIGSLCVLDPRSHPVAPDDVNRLADFGRIVEDQLDLMRRLHEQRLQPGVVGAEIADAIRGGAIVPWYQPVIELGNGRLIGFEALARWDHPTLGWLDPNTFVPFAEDSDLIVELDHSIMRQALTDLARWTGRVPDLRMGVNMSSRQFDRPDWRDTVRATLAGTGASASSVDLELTETVRLAAHHSDGAFVRELQALGFTVWMDDFGTGWSSLEYLLRLPVDGIKIDRVMAVALGTPVGNAVTRAVTGMAADLGLAVTIEGVATVEQAALAEQLGCRSAQGYLWSRPVPASEVETSWLDRGRTGG; this is encoded by the coding sequence ATGACCGAGACCTCCCGCCGGCAGACCCGGTCTGCCCGCCACTACCTCGACGCCAGCGCGCACGCGTCGAGCCTGGAGACCACGGTGATGATCGCCGCGCGCACCCTCCGGTTCCCCGTCGCGATGGTGACGATCGTCGACGAGCACGAACTGCACGTGATCAGCGCCGTCGGCGTTCCGGCGGGGAGCGTGCTGCCGCGCGCACAGACGATCTGCGACGCCATTGTCCGCAGCGGCGGACCGGTGGTCACCGCGGACGCCGTGCACGACGACCGCTTCGCCCACGTGCCGCACGTGGACAGCGGGGACGTGGGCACCTACATCGGGGTACCCCTCACCGGTCGGGAATCGATGATCATCGGCTCGCTGTGCGTGCTGGACCCGCGGTCGCACCCCGTCGCCCCCGACGACGTCAACCGGCTCGCGGACTTCGGCCGCATCGTCGAGGACCAGCTCGACCTCATGCGCCGGCTGCACGAGCAACGGCTGCAGCCCGGAGTGGTCGGCGCCGAGATCGCGGACGCCATCCGGGGCGGAGCCATCGTGCCCTGGTACCAGCCGGTCATCGAGCTGGGCAACGGGCGGCTGATCGGGTTCGAGGCGCTGGCGCGCTGGGACCATCCGACGCTTGGCTGGCTGGACCCGAACACCTTCGTGCCGTTCGCCGAGGACAGCGACCTCATCGTCGAGCTGGACCACAGCATCATGCGGCAGGCGCTGACCGACCTGGCGCGCTGGACCGGGCGGGTCCCGGACCTGCGGATGGGCGTCAACATGTCCAGCCGCCAGTTCGACCGCCCGGACTGGCGGGACACCGTCCGGGCCACCCTGGCCGGGACGGGCGCATCGGCGTCGTCGGTGGACCTGGAGCTCACCGAGACCGTCCGGCTGGCCGCCCACCACTCCGACGGCGCGTTCGTCCGGGAGCTGCAGGCGCTCGGGTTCACCGTGTGGATGGACGACTTCGGCACCGGGTGGTCGTCGCTGGAGTACCTGCTGCGACTGCCGGTCGACGGCATCAAGATCGATCGCGTGATGGCGGTGGCGCTGGGCACGCCGGTGGGCAACGCGGTGACCCGGGCGGTGACCGGGATGGCCGCCGACCTCGGCCTGGCCGTCACCATCGAAGGCGTGGCCACCGTCGAGCAGGCGGCGCTGGCCGAGCAGCTCGGCTGCCGCTCGGCCCAGGGCTACCTCTGGTCTCGGCCGGTGCCCGCGAGCGAGGTCGAGACCTCCTGGCTCGACCGGGGGCGCACCGGCGGCTGA
- a CDS encoding type II secretion system F family protein, whose translation MVGAVIGLVAGLGLLLIWSAFSRPRATASAPRRGHRTREKLAQAGLTGVNPTQLVLLQVLGGVVGLAVVFVVTTSLAVSTVFAVFGAMVPRLMVSRLRNRRQSELREVWPEVVDNLTSGVRAGLSLPEALASVGTRGPEAIREPFRQFGSDYRATGRFNDSIDRLKAALSDPTGDRVCESLRVAREVGGTDLGRLLSTLSGFLRDDARTRSELMARQSWSVNAARVAVSAPWLILLLLATQQQTLTAYDSPTGIVILAAGAAVSVFAYRLMMRIGRLPEERRVLR comes from the coding sequence ATGGTGGGAGCCGTCATCGGGCTGGTGGCCGGGCTGGGCCTGCTGCTGATCTGGAGTGCGTTCAGCCGCCCCCGCGCCACCGCATCGGCACCCCGCCGCGGTCACCGCACCCGCGAGAAACTGGCCCAGGCCGGCCTGACCGGAGTCAACCCCACCCAGCTCGTCCTGCTGCAGGTGCTCGGCGGCGTCGTCGGGCTGGCCGTGGTCTTCGTGGTCACCACGTCGCTGGCCGTGTCCACCGTGTTCGCCGTGTTCGGCGCGATGGTGCCGCGGCTGATGGTGTCGCGGTTGCGCAACCGGCGCCAGTCCGAGCTGCGGGAGGTCTGGCCGGAGGTCGTGGACAACCTGACCTCCGGCGTGCGGGCCGGGCTCTCGCTGCCGGAGGCCCTGGCGTCGGTCGGCACCCGCGGACCGGAGGCCATCCGGGAACCGTTCCGGCAGTTCGGGTCCGACTACCGCGCCACCGGTCGGTTCAACGACTCGATCGACCGGCTCAAGGCCGCCCTGTCCGACCCGACCGGCGACCGGGTCTGCGAGTCGCTGCGGGTCGCCCGGGAGGTCGGCGGCACCGACCTGGGGCGGCTGCTCAGCACCCTGTCCGGTTTCCTCCGCGACGACGCCCGTACCCGCAGCGAACTGATGGCCCGGCAGTCCTGGTCGGTGAACGCGGCCCGGGTCGCGGTCAGCGCACCATGGCTGATCCTGCTGCTGCTGGCGACCCAGCAGCAGACCCTCACCGCCTACGACTCCCCCACCGGCATCGTCATCCTGGCCGCGGGCGCCGCCGTCTCGGTGTTCGCCTACCGCCTCATGATGCGCATCGGCCGGCTCCCGGAAGAGCGGCGGGTGCTCCGGTGA